In a genomic window of Sarcophilus harrisii chromosome 4, mSarHar1.11, whole genome shotgun sequence:
- the C4H17orf113 gene encoding transmembrane protein C17orf113 homolog: protein MVPPGKKPAGETSNSNKKCKRYFNEHWKEEFTWLEFDYERKLMFCLECRQALVRNKHGKAENAFTVGTDNFQRHALLRHVTSGAHCQALAVNREQLAFEARAGGRGSYGYHQNLPMNSVGMANTTSMAPIKMEVNPAKVAVLTTVYCMAKEDVPDDRCPALLELQRFNLCQALLGTEHGDYYTLGSVKDMQAAIARALHSEDYQRLKASPFVGLVLDEVGDGPEPHSLALFATLVSPCDGQPASTFLGSVELGGGETTPGQLLDLLKSFGVPAPKLAWLGSGLPSERLGDLGLHLRVTCPLLAELHCLPSRGHPEAPSYVSEYESVLDALFRLYGSSGAHGIPELRAALDLAAINLTGPQRVPWASILPAVEAVAASWSHLVPKLEATSPPSPLTQALALALRRFTFIAFTYLLLDTLPTLQKLSLLLQPEEPDLALLPPLVITTAASLQAQRGSDGPHFQSFLQALDNPGPAGDGSSGHYCYQGVELTDCSPATIQSFEDLRGAFLDSLRRGLWDSFPGPSLDIVAAFASIFDSRRYPQSLEELGAHGEGALRLLLQAYAPVVVGERALSDFPLFKRIVFSLGPLGPRDLCCKLVCAHSELHELFPDFAILASLVLVLPAGASLLDKVARSRELRWWDQGKGDGGDVQGSHVVKIAVDGPPLHEFDFALAIELFESGGGGVEFFGTQIK from the exons ATGGTCCCCCCAGGAAAGAAGCCGGCTGGAGAGACTTCCAACTCGAACAAAAAATGCAAGCGCTATTTCAACGAGCATTGGAAGGAAGAGTTCACTTGGCTGGAGTTTGACTATGAGCGAAAGTTGATGTTTTGCTTGGAATGTAGGCAAGCCCTTGTCCGGAACAAACATGGGAAGGCCGAGAACGCCTTCACGGTGGGCACCGACAATTTTCAGCGTCACGCTTTGTTGCGCCATGTGACTTCTGGGGCTCACTGCCAGGCCCTAGCTGTCAATCGGGAGCAGCTGGCATTTGAAGCTCGGGCAGGGGGAAGAGGAAGCTATGGGTATCACCAAAATCTGCCCATGAATTCAGTAGGTATGGCCAACACCACCTCCATGGCGCCCATCAAGATGGAAGTGAACCCTGCCAAGGTGGCAGTGTTGACCACCGTATATTGCATGGCTAAGGAAGATGTGCCAGATGACCGCTGCCCTGCTCTGCTGGAGCTACAGAGATTCAACCTCTGCCAGGCCCTCTTGGGCACTGAGCATGGTGATTACTACACCCTGGGCAGTGTGAAGGACATGCAG GCAGCCATTGCCAGGGCTCTGCACTCTGAAGACTACCAGCGGCTGAAGGCGTCCCCCTTTGTGGGACTGGTGCTGGACGAGGTTGGGGATGGTCCAGAGCCTCATAGTCTGGCCCTGTTTGCCACCCTGGTGTCCCCCTGTGACGGCCAGCCTGCCAGCACCTTCCTGGGAAGTGTGGAGCTAGGGGGAGGGGAGACCACTCCCGGCCAGCTTCTGGACCTTCTCAAGTCCTTTGGTGTTCCCGCACCCAAGCTGGCCTGGCTTGGCTCAGGACTGCCAAGTGAGCGTCTAGGGGACCTGGGTCTACACCTCCGGGTCACCTGCCCACTGCTGGCTGAGCTCCACTGTCTTCCCAGCCGGGGCCACCCAGAAGCCCCTAGCTACGTCAGCGAGTATGAGAGTGTCCTGGATGCTCTGTTTCGACTCTATGGCAGCTCTGGGGCCCACGGGATCCCAGAGCTTCGGGCGGCACTGGACCTTGCAGCCATCAATCTGACGGGGCCCCAGCGGGTGCCCTGGGCATCCATCTTGCCGGCTGTTGAAGCTGTGGCTGCCTCTTGGTCCCACCTGGTGCCCAAGCTGGAGGCcacttcccccccttccccactcACACAGGCGCTGGCCCTTGCCCTCCGGAGGTTCACCTTCATTGCCTTCACCTACCTGCTCCTGGACACTCTGCCCACTCTGCAGAAGCTCAGTCTCCTCCTTCAGCCCGAGGAGCCCGACTTGGCCCTGCTCCCACCCTTGGTCATCACCACTGCCGCCTCCCTGCAGGCCCAGAGAGGCTCAGACGGACCCCACTTTCAAAGCTTCCTGCAGGCGCTGGACAACCCCGGCCCAGCTGGTGATGGGAGCAGTGGCCACTACTGCTATCAGGGGGTGGAACTGACAGACTGCTCCCCAGCAACCATCCAGAGCTTTGAGGATCTCCGGGGGGCCTTCCTGGACTCTCTGAGGCGGGGGCTGTGGGACTCCTTCCCAGGGCCCTCTCTGGACATTGTGGCTGCGTTTGCTTCCATCTTTGACTCTCGCCGCTACCCACAGTCTCTAGAAGAGCTGGGAGCGCATGGGGAAGGCGCTCTTCGGTTACTGCTCCAGGCCTATGCCCCTGTCGTGGTTGGCGAGCGGGCACTGAGTGACTTCCCGCTCTTTAAACGCATTGTCTTCAGTCTGGGCCCTCTGGGCCCTCGAGACCTCTGCTGCAAGCTAGTCTGTGCCCACTCAGAGCTGCATGAGCTCTTTCCTGATTTTGCCATCCTGGCTTCGTTGGTCTTGGTCCTACCCGCTGGTGCCAGCCTTCTCGACAAGGTGGCCAGGAGCCGGGAACTGCGGTGGTGGGACCAGGGAAAGGGAGACGGGGGCGATGTCCAGGGGAGCCATGTGGTGAAGATCGCAGTGGATGGCCCCCCACTCCACGAGTTCGACTTTGCCTTGGCCATTGAATTGTTTGAgagtggagggggtggggtagAATTTTTTGGCACACAGATCAAATGA